One segment of Toxotes jaculatrix isolate fToxJac2 chromosome 8, fToxJac2.pri, whole genome shotgun sequence DNA contains the following:
- the cmtm8b gene encoding CKLF-like MARVEL transmembrane domain-containing protein 8b, giving the protein MDRAAVVSGRRSPSGPEYNVSTSTLAFDQDFTRTGKGILLMAEIVCGMLVWILVGGTEYFHLPALCWVMFVAILCWVLTVCLFIIYLTGAHKRIPQVPWTTLSLCLNCSAAALYLVTAVVDALTVNQAIRGRHNYNCWAASAFFAFLTTLCYAGSSFLSYRAWKTTEDEQ; this is encoded by the exons AtggacagagctgctgtggtgTCGGGCCGCAGGAGTCCCTCAGGGCCAGAATACAACGTCTCGACCTCCACCTTGGCCTTCGACCAGGATTTCACCAGGACTGGCAAAGGAATTCTCCTCATGGCTGAGATA gtgTGTGGTATGTTAGTGTGGATTCTGGTTGGGGGTACAGAGTATTTTCATCTGCCTGCTCTTTGCTGGGTGATGTTTGTTGCCATCTTGTGCTGGGTGCTGACTGTTTGCCTCTTTATAATTTACCTCACTGGAGCTCACAAGAGGATACCACAGGTCCCCTGGACTACACTG TCGCTGTGTCTGAACTGTagtgctgcagctctgtatcTGGTGACAGCAGTAGTAGATGCTCTGACAGTCAACCAGGCCATTAGGGGGCGACACAACTACAACTGCTGGGCAGCATCTGCA TTCTTTGCTTTTCTGACCACACTGTGCTATGCAGGAAGCAGTTTCCTGAGCTACCGTGCCTGGAAAACCACAGAAGATGAGCAGTAG